The Candidatus Lernaella stagnicola DNA window GTTCCCGCCGCTTCTGGCCGGTCAGCCGGCGGTCGGATACCTGCCCGCCGAAGGTGTCGACTTCCTTGATCAGGATACGGTCGCTTAGGCCGAGTTCCGGCACCCATCGTTCGCAGAACGCCTCGAGTTCGGAGGCGGTTTCGTCCATGTAGAGAATTTGCAGTTCGATTTCCGGTCGCCGCAAACCGCGCTTGCGTTTGGCGCGCAACAGCCGTTGGACGCCGCTTTCGACGGTTTCATAGGGTTCGCCGGGTCGCACTTTTTCGTAGGTTTCCTTGCCGCCGTCGATCGAGAGGATGAGCTGGTCGAACACCGCCGCATCCAACACTTCGTCCACTAGGTCTTCGGTGAACTGGGTCGAATTCGTGCTCGTGTAAATCCGCCCGAGACCGGCGGCTTTCGCGTGGCGGGCGAAGTCGATCAACTCCTTGTGCAAGAAAGGCTCCCCGAGCCCCATCAGCGCCACCGATTCGATGTAGTGCCGGTATGGCCGAAGTTCGGCGACGATTTTTTCAAACAGCTTGCGATCCATGAAGCCGACGTGGCGATCCATACCGGTTCGCGGGCACATTACGCATTGCAGGTTGCAGGCGTTGGTCACTTCGATGTGGATCGCCTGGGCGAAAGGCATCGTTTCGTGCGGGTGTAGGCGGCGGTGCAGCTTACGGCGCAGATCGTTACGGACGCCTGCGGGGCCTTTGTCGAGGGCGTTACGCACGCGGCGCAGCCCGCCGCGCCAGCCGCCGCCGCTGGTGTCAGAGAAAAACACGACCTTGTCGCCGAAACGCGCCAGATTCATGGCGCGTCCTTCTCGACCTGCAGCACGACGGTGATGTCCCGCGCCGGCAGAATCCATGCCCAGTGGAACTCGTAGAAATCAAGAAGGCGGTTGGCCAGCCAGGCAAAACCACACCAGCGCCAGATGCGCGGAAACGAAAGAGACACCGAGCGCCGCGTAAACGAAGGAACTCCGGCCAGCGGTTCGTAGGCAAAGCGATGCTCGAACAGATAGTGTGCGGCGATCTGCGCCGTGTTAGGCCGCCACGGCGGCGTCCCGGTGATCAGGTCGAAGGCGCGCACGGAGAGAGCGCGGCGATGGGTCGGATCGGCATAGGCGCAGCGATTCGAAAAATGCGGTGTGACGATTTCCACCTGCGCACCCGGCGCGGCCACGCGGTGGATCTCCTTCATGAAGGCGACCGGATCGGCCACATGCTCGATAATGTGATGCGCCACGATGCGCTCGTAGGCGCCGTCGGCCAAGGGCCAGGGCAGGGAGTCGAGGTCGTGAGTCAAATCCACGCCTGTGAAATCGTACCGGTCGACCCCGAACGCTCCCGGCGTTTTATTCGCTCCGCAACCCAAATCGAGAATCGTCACGAGGGACTCGCCCCTTTCAAACGCTCGCGTAAACGACGGTAATCATCGCGCAAGGCGCGGCCCTGTGCGAGTAATAACAACGCGGCTGCCGCGCCTGTGAACAATGCCGCCTTGGCCAGTAACCGCCACACTACGTCGTCCACGGGCCACACGTACAACACTCCCCATGCCACGCCGCCGGCAGCCAGGCAACAAACAATCGGCACGACAATCAGCCGCGCCGCGTCAATGTTAACATGCGGGCGAAGCGACCGATAGGCCAACACGACGCCCAGCAGCATGACGAGCCCGACCGCGATCGCCGCGCCGACGGCTTCTAAGCCCCACACCAGCGGCGGTGTGATGACGATCACGGCGGCGGCCTGGGCGATTTGAATGCGGCTGATTTTGCGCGGGTGGCCGATGGCGGTAAACAACTCACCCACGTCGTCGAAAATCGGCCGCAGCAGCTCGTAGAGCATCAACCAACGTACCAGGGGAACCATCGGCAGCCATTTGGCGCCGAAGACGACCAACACGAATTCCGGCGCGACGTACGCCAGCCCCACTGCCGCCGGGGCCGAAAGCAGCACGATCATCCGCAACACCGTGCCGAACGCCTCGGTGAGCTTTTCCCCGTCGTGCTGCACGTTGGCGTAGATCGGAAAAGCGACGCGCGCCACGATGTGGGTGATCATTGTGGTGGGCAGCACGGCCAGGGCGTAGGCGCGGGCGTAAAAGCCCAGCGTTTCTTTGTCGATGAGCGTGCCGACCAGAAAGTCGTCGAATTGCAGTACGGCGAATGTCGCCAGCCCGGCCACCCAGAGCGGCGCGCCGAAGCTCAAGTACCAGCGCGCCAAGCGCAGGCTCGGACGCGCCAACTTCATACCCCGGTTGAGCCGCCAATAGCCGATGGCGCCCGTCAGTTGCGCCGCCACCAGGCGAAGCGCCAACACCCACACGTTGGGCCACAACAGCGCCGCGAGCACCGCCGCCGCATTGACGCCCACCGTCACGCCGAGGTTGAGCAGTTGCAGGTTGCGGAACTCGACGCGCTTTTCGAGCATGATGCGCGGCGTGTACCCGGCACTCTCGAAAGCGGCCCCCACGGCCACGATCACCAACACCAGAGCCGTGATGCCGTCGTAATGCACCGCCACCAGCGGATAGCAGATCGCGGCGAGCGCAATCACCAGTGCGGCGCTGGTCAGGTGCAGAAGTAGATGGGTACCGGCGGCGGCGGGCAGTTCCTCCTGCCGGTGCACCAGGGCGTGATTGAAACCGAAACCGACCAGCTTGCGGCCCAGCGTGGCGAAAAATACCGCCAGCGCCAGCACGCCGAAGGCTTCCGGGGCGATTAGCCTCATCAGCGCGACGTTGGCAAAGAAAGCGACGAACTGGCTGGCGTAGGTCGTCACCGCGACCCAGAAAGTCGCCCCCACGGCTTTGCGCGCCAGGCTCATGGCAGCTCCTTACGGAACCTGCGGAAGAAATGAATGCGACCGAGCCCCGTGGCGATGCCGCCGAACAAATTGACAAACGGCGTCAGCCAAATGTGCGGCCCGCGGCCGACCCCGCCCAGCGCGCGCAAACGCGGTACCCGAAAAAGATCGATAAAAAGCCACTTTACCGGCGATAGCGCAAGTGCGCGAGCCAGGGTCAGGACGTTCTCGTCTCCCTTTTTCATGCCGAAGCGAACGGTGCTGCCGCGCCGCCACATGGTTTGCAGGAAAGAGCGTAGGTCGTCGACCTTCAAATGGGTCACGTGGGTCGCGGTCGTGCGGCGCAGGCGGAATCCTTGGGCGAGTAGGCGGCGCGTCAGGTCGGCGTCGGCTCCGTGCACGAAGCCCTCATCGAAGCCGCCCACGGCATCGAGCGCGCTCCGGCGCAACGCCATGTTGTTGCCGTTGAGGCAGATGCCCCGGTAGTCGCCGACGAGATCCGCGGGGCGCTCGAATTCTTCGATGTACCGAAGCACTTTTGCCAGTTCCACCACCGTGCCGCGTGAGGGGATCAGGTTGCCGCCGACACCGTCGCACGAGCCCAGTTCCGCCATGGTGTTTTCGATCCAGGTGGGAGGCACGACACAGTCGGCGTCGGTAAACAGCACGACTTCGCCGGTGGCCAGCGACAGCCCTTCGTTGAGCGCGGCGCTCCTACCGCGGTGGGAGATGCGATGTACGCGCACGCCCGCTCGCTGGGCGGCGGCAGCGGTGGTGTCGTCGGAGCCGTCGTCCACCACGATGATTTCGGCGGCGTCGGCACCCCGGCAGGCCAGCAACGAATCGACCGTACGGCCGATCGTGCTCGCGGCTTGATATGCCGCCACCACGATGGAAACCTTCGTCATCACTTCGTTTTTTCCGTTGGCCTGCGGGTTATGCAGGCAGTTTGCGCGAAGTGGCCCGGCGCGGTCAAGCCAAATTGACTCAGCCGCCCAGGCAAACTAGAATCCGCCGGTACGTTGGAAATATGGAGAACAACATGAAAAAGAATTGGTATTTGCTTCTGAGTGTTGTTTTCGTGGTCATGGCGATGACCTTCGGGGTCACGTGCGGTGATGACGACGACGACGACGACGACGACGACGACGGCGCCGGTGGTCCGTGCGCCGAGTTTTGCAGCACGATCAGCGAATGCGGCTTGGCTGGATTGATCGGCGCGGTGAACATGGACGACTGCCAACAGTTCTGCGAATTCGACCTTGCCGCGGATGTCGGCAATTGCGTCATGAATGCGGAGAATTGCGCGGCGGCCGAGGCCTGCCTGGAAACAGCGGACGACGACGACGACGACACCGCCGGCGACGATGACACGACCGGGGACGATGACACCGGCGGCGACGATGACGACGACGACGAAGGCGCGCCGGTAGTCAAAACGCCGGTGATTTCTCTTGCGGCCGACGGCTTCAGCCAGCTCATTTGGAGCGAAACGAACTTCATGCGTGAGTTCAATGAAGTCGAACAGGTTTTCATCGGTTTGTCGGTAACCGATTTGGAATGCGACCTGAACGGCGGCAAGATGTACTACAGCCTCGATGAAGGCGGGTCGGTCGAATACGACACGATTCCCAGTTACATCAAGTGCAGCGAGGCGCAAGCCGGAACCAACATGTTCGGCTACTACCTCAACGAAATCGAAGGCGCGATGGAGCGTACCGACAGCAAGGCTCCGCACATCTTCCGGATGTGGGTGGAAGACTCCGCCGGGCACATGAGCAACCAGAAAACGTACTCCTACGAAGTACAATTTTACAACACGAATATCGGCGGCACGATGTCCGCCTTTGAAACCGAGCCTCTGCTCGACAAGGACGGCAACGAAATCAACTTGTCCGACCTAAGCGGGAGGATCGTCGTCTTCACCTCCTTTGCCAAGTGGTGACCGTCTTGCAGTAGCGAGGCAGGTGACCTCGCAGAAGACGCGGCAGAGTACGATTCGAATAGTGATCCGGTCACCATCATCGGCTTGATGGGTCAGACCAACAGCAGCTACGACGTGGAAGCAGCCGACCTGGCCGATTGGGATTCCGATCACGGTTGGGACGCCTACGACAACATCTACTCACTCGACGACGGCGGCTTTACCAACGCCGACCCGTATAACATCAACCAATTCATCCCCTACAACTGGATCATCGACGGCGACGGCGTGATCCGCTTCAAAATGGTCGGCTACGGCACGATCGGGGGCCTGAGCATCACCGATTGGGTCGTGCAGCAATTGCTGGACGAAATGAAATAGCCGTAGGATCATTCAGCGTAACACTCACCGGTCGGGCCTCGCGCCCGGCCGGTTTTTTGTTTGCGCCGCACTCCGCCTGCGGCTAACGTACGACCCATGACTCGCAAAACCGCGACACAGCACGCCGCCTGGCGCGCCGCCGAGATCGGCGAACCGCTACCCCAACGCGGGTGGGGGCGGGCGGTTGCCGTCTACCCCGGCCCTTACAACCTGGCCATGGCGAACCTCGGCTATCAGTGGTTGATGCACGCCTTGGCCAAAAACGGGTTGGCGGTCGCTCGCGCCGTGTGGCCGGAACGTGGCTCCAGCCCGGAGACGCTGCGCTGTATCGACGACGACCGTTCAGCGGCCGACGCGGACATCTGGTTCGTCTCGGTGTCGTTTGAAAACGACTTGGTGCACTTGGCGGCGATGCTGCGCCTTGCCGGGTTGCCCGTGCGCGCGGCGGAACGACGCGAACGCGATCCACTCATTGTGGCCGGCGGCGTCGTGCCGACGATGAATCCGGAGCCGATTTCCGAACTGGCCGACGTGTGCCTGCTCGGCGAAGGCAACGCCGCGCTGGCGCCTTTTTTGGAGCACTGGCGAGATGAAGCGCCGCGTGACCGTGCGGCCTGGCTGGCGAGTCTCGCGCACGTTCCCGGCGCGTACGTGGGGCGCTTCTATCACTCGCGTTACGAAGGCGAACGACTCCAAGCCCTCGAAGCACAAGCGGGGTTTCCGGCCCAGGTCAAGGTGGCGCGGGAAGCGGCCATCAACCCGGTCGAAAACCGCACTCACCTGCGCGCGCCGGGTGCCGTGTTCGGCGATTCCATGCTGGTGGAAGCCGCGCGGGGCTGCACGAATCGCTGCCGGTTTTGTGCCGCCGGACATGTGTTTCTGCCCTATCGACCCGCCGCGCCGCCGTCGGAAGTGCCTTCCTTGGGCGAAAACGTGCTCGGTCTGGTCGGGTCGAATGTTTCGGGGCATCCGGACTTGGCCGCCTGGCTCGAGTTCGCCGGCGACCGCCGCGTGGCGTTGTCTTCCATTCGCCGCGACACGCTGGATGAGGAAACATGGCGCGCGTTAACGGCGCGCGGCTTGGTATCGGCGGCCATCGCTCCGGAAGCGGGCAGCGAAGGTTTACGCCGCGTCATCAACAAGCCGGCGACCGATGAGGAAATCCTGGTCGAGGTGCGACGCGCCATTGACGCGGGCGTCCAGAATTTGAAGCTGTATTTTATGGTGGGCCTGCCGGGTGAAAGTGGCGATGACGTGCAATCCATTGTGTCCTTGGCGCAACGGTGCCGCGACACGGCGATGGACGGCTGGAAAAAAAAGGGTTGGGCCGGGCGCATTACGCTGAGCGTCAATCCATTTGTCCCGAAACCGCACACGCCATTCCAATGGCACCCATTCGGCGCCGAATCTGAACTCAAGAAGAAGCTCCGGATGATCGCCCAAGAACTACGCCGCACGCCGAACCTCGAGATGCAAAGCGAAAGCCTACGAGCCGCGGTGTTGCAGGCGCTGCTTTCGGTCGGCGACCGGCGGGCCGGGGAGTTGGCGCGCCTGGTTGATGCCGAGGGGAGTATTCGCCCGGCGTTGCGGGCGTGGCAACCCAACCACCAAAGTTTGTTGGCCGCGGCATTTCAATTCGACGATGCGCTGCCGTGGGACGCGGTGGACATGGGCATCCGGCGTTCCTACCTCGAGCAAGAGTATCAAGAGGCGCTCGCGGGGCGCACGACGCCGCCGTGTCGGCCTGAGTCGGGATGCCGTATCTGCGGCATTTGCGGCTGAGCGACGCGTCACAAGCGGCGTTGAGGTGCGAGCGGGCGTCTTGTTCTCGGCGGCGCGAATGTGCTTAGATTGCCGCCATCTCATCATTCGGCGGAGGAACCATGGCGCGATGCCAATCTTGCGGTGCGGAAATCAGCGAAGGCATCAACTTCTGCCCCTACTGCGGCGCAGCCGACCCGGTGCGCACGGCGTCCGCGGAGTCAGGTAGCCAAGTTGTCAAGGTTGACGACAACGGCGGTTTGAGTTCGAAGAGCGCGGGCGGATCCGGTTTCGGCCGGGAGATGAAAACCTTTTCGTGCAATTCCTGCGGCGCGAAGGTGAG harbors:
- a CDS encoding oligosaccharide flippase family protein; protein product: MSLARKAVGATFWVAVTTYASQFVAFFANVALMRLIAPEAFGVLALAVFFATLGRKLVGFGFNHALVHRQEELPAAAGTHLLLHLTSAALVIALAAICYPLVAVHYDGITALVLVIVAVGAAFESAGYTPRIMLEKRVEFRNLQLLNLGVTVGVNAAAVLAALLWPNVWVLALRLVAAQLTGAIGYWRLNRGMKLARPSLRLARWYLSFGAPLWVAGLATFAVLQFDDFLVGTLIDKETLGFYARAYALAVLPTTMITHIVARVAFPIYANVQHDGEKLTEAFGTVLRMIVLLSAPAAVGLAYVAPEFVLVVFGAKWLPMVPLVRWLMLYELLRPIFDDVGELFTAIGHPRKISRIQIAQAAAVIVITPPLVWGLEAVGAAIAVGLVMLLGVVLAYRSLRPHVNIDAARLIVVPIVCCLAAGGVAWGVLYVWPVDDVVWRLLAKAALFTGAAAALLLLAQGRALRDDYRRLRERLKGASPS
- a CDS encoding glycosyltransferase codes for the protein MTKVSIVVAAYQAASTIGRTVDSLLACRGADAAEIIVVDDGSDDTTAAAAQRAGVRVHRISHRGRSAALNEGLSLATGEVVLFTDADCVVPPTWIENTMAELGSCDGVGGNLIPSRGTVVELAKVLRYIEEFERPADLVGDYRGICLNGNNMALRRSALDAVGGFDEGFVHGADADLTRRLLAQGFRLRRTTATHVTHLKVDDLRSFLQTMWRRGSTVRFGMKKGDENVLTLARALALSPVKWLFIDLFRVPRLRALGGVGRGPHIWLTPFVNLFGGIATGLGRIHFFRRFRKELP
- a CDS encoding radical SAM protein is translated as MTRKTATQHAAWRAAEIGEPLPQRGWGRAVAVYPGPYNLAMANLGYQWLMHALAKNGLAVARAVWPERGSSPETLRCIDDDRSAADADIWFVSVSFENDLVHLAAMLRLAGLPVRAAERRERDPLIVAGGVVPTMNPEPISELADVCLLGEGNAALAPFLEHWRDEAPRDRAAWLASLAHVPGAYVGRFYHSRYEGERLQALEAQAGFPAQVKVAREAAINPVENRTHLRAPGAVFGDSMLVEAARGCTNRCRFCAAGHVFLPYRPAAPPSEVPSLGENVLGLVGSNVSGHPDLAAWLEFAGDRRVALSSIRRDTLDEETWRALTARGLVSAAIAPEAGSEGLRRVINKPATDEEILVEVRRAIDAGVQNLKLYFMVGLPGESGDDVQSIVSLAQRCRDTAMDGWKKKGWAGRITLSVNPFVPKPHTPFQWHPFGAESELKKKLRMIAQELRRTPNLEMQSESLRAAVLQALLSVGDRRAGELARLVDAEGSIRPALRAWQPNHQSLLAAAFQFDDALPWDAVDMGIRRSYLEQEYQEALAGRTTPPCRPESGCRICGICG
- a CDS encoding methyltransferase domain-containing protein gives rise to the protein MTILDLGCGANKTPGAFGVDRYDFTGVDLTHDLDSLPWPLADGAYERIVAHHIIEHVADPVAFMKEIHRVAAPGAQVEIVTPHFSNRCAYADPTHRRALSVRAFDLITGTPPWRPNTAQIAAHYLFEHRFAYEPLAGVPSFTRRSVSLSFPRIWRWCGFAWLANRLLDFYEFHWAWILPARDITVVLQVEKDAP
- a CDS encoding radical SAM protein codes for the protein MNLARFGDKVVFFSDTSGGGWRGGLRRVRNALDKGPAGVRNDLRRKLHRRLHPHETMPFAQAIHIEVTNACNLQCVMCPRTGMDRHVGFMDRKLFEKIVAELRPYRHYIESVALMGLGEPFLHKELIDFARHAKAAGLGRIYTSTNSTQFTEDLVDEVLDAAVFDQLILSIDGGKETYEKVRPGEPYETVESGVQRLLRAKRKRGLRRPEIELQILYMDETASELEAFCERWVPELGLSDRILIKEVDTFGGQVSDRRLTGQKRREPADRYACRQLWKDMSIGWDGLVTVCCKDVLYKLAVGNAGDQRLIDLWHGKRWEGIRRLHTEGKWDWLDPCNVCREWWI